A window of the Halostagnicola kamekurae genome harbors these coding sequences:
- a CDS encoding PqqD family protein: protein MSAHAPSSIPTRTTDDWDVTTSDGDRRVTIRWTKRPRNRLDGFLFDLFGTSRERDLTLDSVGTTVWTHCDGEHTVSEIAAVVADEHDADRVEPVDETLAHFLMQLEERDLIRFENRTDE from the coding sequence ATGAGCGCCCACGCGCCGAGTTCGATTCCGACGCGAACGACGGACGACTGGGACGTAACGACCAGCGACGGCGATCGACGAGTCACGATCAGGTGGACGAAACGTCCCCGGAACCGTCTCGACGGGTTCCTATTCGACCTCTTCGGGACGAGTCGAGAACGCGACCTCACGCTCGATTCCGTCGGGACGACCGTCTGGACCCACTGTGACGGCGAACACACCGTCTCGGAGATCGCAGCGGTCGTCGCCGACGAACACGACGCCGATCGGGTCGAGCCCGTCGACGAGACGCTCGCGCACTTCCTCATGCAACTCGAGGAGCGAGATCTAATCCGGTTCGAGAACCGGACAGACGAGTAA
- a CDS encoding SRPBCC family protein: MTDHETTDETEFEPSEYDLTIERTFDAPRERVWEAWTDPEQVAEWWGPKEFTVPNCEMDVRPGGSFSIDMQAPDGTIYPDDGTFHEVDQPERLVVTSRAFEDDDGEFHLEVRQTVTFADRDGKTKLTLQARVITATPEVAEALEGMEQGWSESLDKLDGYVGQSVDTAA; this comes from the coding sequence ATGACCGATCACGAGACGACTGACGAAACCGAGTTCGAACCGAGCGAGTACGATCTGACCATCGAGCGGACGTTCGACGCGCCGCGCGAACGCGTCTGGGAAGCGTGGACCGACCCAGAACAGGTGGCCGAGTGGTGGGGGCCAAAGGAGTTCACGGTCCCGAACTGTGAGATGGACGTGCGACCGGGTGGCTCCTTCAGTATCGACATGCAAGCGCCAGACGGGACCATCTATCCGGACGACGGAACCTTTCACGAGGTCGACCAACCGGAGCGTCTCGTCGTGACCAGTCGCGCCTTCGAGGACGACGACGGCGAGTTCCACCTCGAGGTTCGCCAGACCGTGACGTTCGCCGACCGCGACGGAAAGACGAAGCTCACGCTACAAGCGAGGGTTATCACGGCGACGCCAGAAGTGGCTGAAGCGCTCGAGGGGATGGAGCAGGGATGGAGCGAGAGCCTGGACAAACTCGATGGGTACGTCGGCCAATCGGTGGATACTGCCGCATGA
- a CDS encoding ArsR/SmtB family transcription factor — protein MVERPRNDPDLDAIFGALAHPTRRELIEQLAGGPESVGELAEPHDMSLAAVSKHLQVLEDAGLIEVEKDGRVRRCHLEAAPLSDAFGWLTQYRVFWEDRFDALADHLEDDQNDRSRDD, from the coding sequence ATGGTTGAACGACCGCGAAACGATCCGGATCTCGACGCGATATTCGGGGCACTGGCCCACCCGACACGGCGGGAACTCATCGAGCAGCTAGCCGGCGGCCCAGAAAGCGTCGGTGAGCTAGCGGAACCCCACGACATGTCCCTGGCGGCAGTGTCGAAGCACTTGCAGGTGCTCGAGGACGCGGGCCTCATCGAGGTCGAGAAGGACGGCCGTGTCCGACGGTGTCACCTTGAGGCCGCCCCGCTGAGCGACGCCTTCGGCTGGCTGACCCAGTACCGCGTGTTCTGGGAGGATCGATTCGACGCGTTGGCTGACCATCTCGAGGATGATCAAAATGACCGATCACGAGACGACTGA
- a CDS encoding haloacid dehalogenase type II: MSFDPELVTTITFDSYSTLVDVDAAETALAERVDDPEPISKLWRARSLEYTFVANHVDAYQPFYEMNRDALQYALEAHGVDISADERDQILAVYHELDVFDDVRDGLERLRDAGYDCYVVSNGNPEMLESMVAHADIEAYIEATISADEVRTFKPDAELYRHAAARTGTPIDEIAHVTAGWFDVMGAQNAGMQGVWVDRKGTPWEPFDGEPALTVESFHELVEAVGQ, translated from the coding sequence ATGTCGTTCGATCCGGAACTCGTCACGACGATCACGTTCGATTCCTACAGCACGTTAGTCGACGTCGACGCGGCCGAAACGGCGCTCGCCGAACGCGTGGACGACCCCGAGCCGATCTCGAAGCTGTGGCGTGCGCGCTCGCTCGAGTACACCTTCGTCGCGAACCACGTCGACGCGTATCAGCCGTTCTACGAGATGAACCGCGACGCACTCCAGTACGCCCTCGAGGCCCACGGCGTGGATATCTCGGCGGACGAACGCGACCAGATTCTCGCCGTCTACCACGAACTCGACGTCTTCGACGACGTGCGCGACGGACTCGAGCGTCTCCGGGACGCCGGCTACGACTGTTACGTCGTTTCGAACGGGAATCCCGAGATGCTCGAGTCGATGGTGGCACACGCCGATATCGAAGCGTACATCGAGGCGACGATCAGCGCCGACGAGGTTCGAACGTTCAAGCCCGACGCCGAACTCTATCGACACGCCGCCGCGCGAACCGGAACGCCCATCGACGAGATCGCACACGTAACCGCCGGCTGGTTCGACGTTATGGGCGCACAAAACGCCGGAATGCAGGGGGTCTGGGTCGACCGAAAGGGAACGCCGTGGGAGCCGTTCGACGGCGAACCGGCGCTGACCGTCGAGTCGTTTCACGAACTGGTCGAGGCGGTCGGTCAGTAA